From Solibacillus sp. FSL W7-1464:
TCTGAGCATCGCCAACTACAGGCGCTTGTAAAATTGTCGGAGTAATCGAAGGCCATTTCAGAAATGGATCCTCTCCTAAACGCTCCTGCTCTTCCTTTTCCAGTTTCTCCATTTCCGTAATAAAGCGTGCCATGCGCCAGTTTGGATTAATACCGCTCCACGAAATCGCGCCATGGGCCATTTTTCCATAAATATCAACACGCAGGCGTATTGCTCCACGTTGTGCAATGCATACTTGGTTTTCTTCAGGCTCACAAATAATCGCCCCATCTACCCCATCTGCCCAGCCCTGTGCAATAAAGTGTTTTATCCCAAGCATAAGTCCTTCCTCATCACATGGTATGCATAAAATAATTTTACCTGTAAAGCTCTCTTGATCTAGCAAGATGGACTGCACAGCCGTAATCATACATGCTAAATTCCCTTTTGTATCATTTGTCCCACGACCATACATGCGCCCATCAACGATTTCAGCACCAAACGGGTCATATGCCCAGACATCGCGGTTTCCTTCTGTAACAACGTCTGTATGGCCTTCAAACAAAAGGGTTTTACCAGGTCTGTTAGAATCAATAATTCCAATGACATTCGGTCTTCCTGATACTACTTCTTCCATGTGTACTTCAATGCCTAAATTTAAATTCCGTAAATACTCAGCAACGTAATTGGCTACTGCCTGTTCATTACCTTTGCCATCATTTCGAAAAACACTTTCAATCTGTACTAGCTTTTGCGTCAACGCAATGACTGTTTCTCTATCCCGGACATACGTTGAAGTTTGTTTCATATCCACCCTACAAACACCCCTTTTCCGAATTTTCTGAAATTTAAAATCAGATTTCTTCAAGTATTGCTTATCTCTTTTATATTTGACATTCCTAAAATTATTCCTTTATAAAAAAGACATTTTCTATAAAATGGCAACTATGTGGATTTCATAAATCATAACTATAAGTTGGAGATGACAAGATCAAAACGCTTTTCTAATGGAGTCCGTTCTGTTCTGCTACGGGTCTTTATACGCTTTGAAGAGAGGTGTTTTGAAGCATGGGTCCGTTGTACTGCGCTCCGGGGCAGGCTTTCCGGGCGGCGTGGCTCCAACTGACTTTTGCACGCACGCTTAATCGCCAAGGAGTCCGCCCTTTCGCTCCGCTACTACACTCGCTTAAACAAGTGTGTCAGTGACTCACCCTTCGCACTCTACTTTGTTATAGAGTTACTTCCATTTGGCATCTGAACGCAAAAAAACATGCTGAAGCAATTGCCCCAGCATGTTTTTTATTTTTGTACGAAAGATTATGCGCGTGAAACGTATGTGCCTTCAGTAGTGTTGATGATTAATTTGTCGCCTTGGTTCACGAAGAATGGTACGTTTACCATTAATCCTGTTTCCATTTTAGCTGGTTTTGAACCGCCTGAAGCTGTATCGCCTTTAATACCTGGCTCTGTTTCAGCAACTTCTAAAGTTACAGTGTTTGGTAATTCAAGACCTAACATTTCACCTGCATATGTTTGGATATGAACTTCCATGTTCTCTAACAAGTAGTAAAGTTCGTCTTCGATTTGAGCAGCAGCTAAAGTTGTTTGGTCATATGACTCTAAGTCCATGAATACGTGCTCGTCACCTTGTGCATATAAATATTGCATTTTTCGGTTTTCGATCATTGCTTTTTCTACTTTTTCACCAGCACGGAAAGTCTTTTCTGTTACGTTGCCGTTACGTAGGTTACGTAATTTAGAACGTACGAATGCAGCACCTTTACCTGGTTTTACGTGTTGGAATTCTAGTACGCGGAATAAGTTACCGTCAACGATAATTGTTAAACCTGTACGGAAATCGTTTACTGAGATCATGAGTTATTTCCTCCAAATTATAAAATGATTAATTCTTTAGTCGAATGTGTTAGTACTTCATTACCCGTTTTTGTGATTAAAATATCGTCCTCAATTCGAACGCCACCAATTCCAGGAATGTATACTCCCGGTTCAATTGTTACAACCATATTAGGCTCCAGCACTGTATTGGAACGGAATGATAACCCAGGTCCTTCATGTACTTCAAGGCCGATACCGTGACCAGTCGAGTGACCGAATGCTTCGCCTAAGCCTTTTGATTTTAAATAATCTCGTGCTACAGCATCCGCTTCGATCCCTGTCATACCCGGACCAACTTTTTCAAGCGCAAGAAGCTGAGACTCGAGCACAGCATTGTACATTTCTACCAACTTCTCTGATGGTTGGCCTACAGCGATTGTACGTGTAATGTCCGAAATGTAACCATTATAGTAAGCACCAAAATCAAGTGTTACAAAATCGCCCGTTTCAATAATTTTGTTTGTCGCAACACCGTGCGGCAATGCAGAGCGTAATCCGCTTGCAACAATAATATCGAACGAAGAACTTGCAGCACCTTGTTTACGCATGAAAAATTCTAATTCATTCGATACGTCAAGCTCTGTAATGCCAGGCTTGATGAAATTTAAAATATGTGTAAATGCATTGTCTGCAATTTCACATGCAACCTTAATAATATTAATCTCTTCTTCGGTCTTAATCAAGCGAATTTTTTCAATTAAACCTGAAACTGGCACGAAATCAACATTCACTGCCGAATTGTATACTTCATATGTACCATACTGCATGGCATCCTTTTCAAATGCCAATGATTTTACACCCATTGCCGCCACTTGTTTTGCCACTTCTTCATGGATCGGACCGCTATGCTGAACGACACGGAATTCCTTTACTTGCTCTGATGCTTGTTCCGTATAGCGGAAATCTGTAATAAATACTGCATCCTGCTGGGAAACAACTGCAACACCGGACGTACCAGTGAAGCCAGTCATATAACGGCGGTTGTATTCATTTGTTATGAGTATTGCTTCGACATTGTTCTCGATCAGTGCTTGACGTAGTTTAGTAAGTTTCATCTGTTTTCATTCCCCTTTTGTTTGTTGTAAAAACTTGCAGCTTGTCATTTAATTGCCGAATCTGCAAATTTGGCCGGCGTCTTTGGCGGTACGCGAAGTAAAAACTCCTATTTTTACAGCACCTTCCATCACTTTGCAATGTGTTAAAAAAGGGACTTTAATATAAGCAGCTTCATCGTGTACGCTTCTTTTTTATACTGTCCCTATTTTATCACAGACTTTTCAGACATCAATACTTTCGACTAACGAAATAATGCGATGGTACGGTATCTGGCCGTTTCGACGATTAAGCGCATCGAAGTTACTACTACAACGAAAAATGGAATGGAGAATTTTTTGAATGATGCCCATTCAATAGGTAGATTTAAAATTTGCCACTCCAGTATTGAGGCGATAGCAACTCCTAAAATAACAGAGAGTAAAAAAGGCGGTACCATAACGAGCAGCTGTGTTACAACGAGCAATATAAACACAACAATGGCGATAATAAGAAATAAAATGACCCACCGCTCGAATGCCGTCCATTCGAACCATTCCAATTTTTTCAGAAATGAAACAGGATGCCATTGTATAAAATCAAATAAGTGCAAGCCTTTTAAGCTTGCTGTCACAATAAATGATGTGAATAATGACGTGACAAACAAATGCATGACAAAAACCCCTTTTTTTGACTCAGTATGACCCTTTGTAAAAAAACTATTCGAATGGATAGTGCTTTTCTCCAAAATTTAGTACAATATGAGGGTATAACAAAGAAAAGAGATGGATAGATTCCATTCTCCTTCCTAAAAATAGATTGAAATTTTATAAGAGAGTGGTGTCGAGCAAGTGAGTAATAATGCGCCAGTATATGGTGGGCAAGCGCTTTTAGAAGGTGTTATGTTCACCGGTCAGGATCATATGGTAACGGCAATCCGTCGAAATGACGATTCCATCGATTATTTTCATGTTAAAAAAGAGAAAAAGCCTGTTTTTCAAAAGCTGAAGAAAATCCCATTCGTACGCGGGGTTGTCGCATTAATCGAATCGGCGGGTTTTGGGTCTCGTCATCTGCAATTTGCTTCTGACCGTTATGACGTTACACCAGGTGAAGAAGAGGAAAACAGTGGTGAAGAGCCGTCAAAGCTAATGATGATTTTAGGAGTAGCCGTTATTGGTGTACTTTCATTTTTATTCGGTAAATTTGTTTTTACATTGGTGCCGATGTTTTTGGCAGAATTTTTAAAACCTTGGTTCCCGGGAAAGATGGTTCAGATTTTTATCGAAACCGGCTTTAAATTAATTTTACTGCTTGCCTATTTGCAGATTATTTCAATGACGCCATTAATTAAACGCGTCTTCCAGTATCATGGTGCCGAACATAAAGTAATTAACTGCTATGAAGCAGGTCTTGACTTAACGGTCGAAAATGTTCAAAAACAATCACGTCTTCATTATCGTTGCGGTTCAAGCTTTATTTTATTTACCGTAATTGTAGGTATGTTTACATATTTCTTCGTACCTGTAGATCCGCTTTGGGTACGTCTTGTAAGCCGCATTTTATTAATTCCGGTTGTCATCGGTATTTCTTTTGAAGTATTACAGGCGACAAATGCCGTTCGTGAAATTCCGGTTTTACGTTACTTGGGCTATCCTGGATTATGGCTGCAACTGTTAACAACAAAAGAGCCAAAAGACGAGATGGTGGAAGTGGCAATCGCATCTTTCAACAAGCTGCATGAAGTGGAGAAAAATCCGGCTGTTGCCCAAACATTAGTACATGATTAATTGAAGATTCGGGGAGTTACGTAAAAGGAATTCACTTTTACGATAACTCCCCTTTTTGTTGCCGCCAATATATTTAGAGTCTCGAAATATTTTCATTGAGTTCCGATTGATGAAGTGGCATAATAGAGTTAAAATTCAGTGAATTCATTATAAGGAGTTAACAAATGAAAACGATTTTTCGATTTATGAGGCGCTATAAATGGCCTGCAGCAATCGCCTTTTTACTGATGCTGTTGGAACTATCGAGCGATTTAATCCAGCCCCTCTTTATGGCGAGGATGATCAATGAAGGACTGCTTGAAGAAAATTTACATAATGTCGCTTTTTGGGGCGGCTGTTTATTTGCTTTAGCCCTATTCTCTTTCATAAGCGGCGTACTCAACTCCTTCTTCTCTGCGCATGTCGCCCATAGTTTCGGTTTTGATCTTCGTAAAGCATTGTACAGTAAAATACAATCACTGACGATGGCAACCTACCTGACATTTCCTACTTCCGGGCTAATAACACGCCTGACAAGCGATGTTACACAAACGATGAATATCGTCTTTATGATGCTGCGGATTGCGATGAAAGCCCCGTTAATGACGGTTGGTTCGCTTATTATGGCGTTTGTCATCAATGCGAAACTTGCGCTCATTTTATGTGTCAGCTTTCCGTTTCTGCTTATTTTCCTCGTCTGGATGGTCTCGGTCGGGATTAAGCTGTTCGCACAAGTACAGCAGCGACTTGATTTTGTAAACCGCCAGCTTCAGGAAGGACTGCAGGCTGTCCGACTGATTAAAGCATATATGCGTGGTCAATATGAAGAAAGCCGCTTTTTATCCGTTGCTGAAAACTTGAAGTTCGATACGATCAAAGCGACACGTGTCATGGAAATTGCATTGCCTGTTCTTCAGTTTGTAATGAATATCAGTTTGCTGCTTGTCATTTGGGTTGGTGCTGATGCGATCCGTGACAATGATATTCTTGCCGGTGACTTGGCCGCTATTATTAACTATGCATTCCGTATGACGGCATCATTTTCTATTTTCTCATTTATCATTATTGCTTATGCCCGCGCCAAAGCGTCTGCAGAGCGTATTGAAGAAATTTTAAATGTCGAGGAAGGCGTAGAGGAAGTGCAGAAAAATGATGCCCCTGTCCTTAAAGACTTCTCGATACGCTTTGAAAATGTCTCATTCCGTTATCCGACAACGGAACAGTATACACTTCAAAACTTGTCATTTTCAATTGAAAGCGGCGAAAAAATTGCCATTATGGGCGCAACCGGTTCAGGGAAATCGACTATTTTACAATTGGTTGAGCATTTTTACGAACCGAACAGTGGTGATATCTTTATTAATGATCAAAATATAAAAGATATCCCATTGCAGCAGTTACGTCGCTCGATTTCCTATGTTCCGCAGCAATCCCTTCTGTTTTCAGGTACGATTACGGACAATTTACGATGGGGTAAAAATGATGCAACAATCGAGCACATTATTGATGCGACGAAAAAAGCGCAAATTCATCACTCGATCGAAAGTTTTGATGAACAGTATGAGACAATGATCGGACAGCGCGGGATTAACTTATCCGGTGGTCAAAAACAGCGTCTTGCGATTGCCCGTGCCCTGTTAAAACCGGCATCATTACTTATTTTAGATGACAGTACTTCAGCGCTCGATGTCGCGACAGAGCAAAAATTATGGGAGGCACTCGATCAGGAGGCCATCACAATGCTCGTTGTAACCCAAAAAATTCAGACAGCGCAAACGGCCGATCGTATACTGCTTGTTGATGAAGGCCGACTACATGGGTTTGGCACGCATGAACAATTAATGGCGACGAACGATCTGTATGCGAAAATTGTTGCTTCTCAGCAGGAGGTGCTTGCCTAATGAAGTTTTTCAACTACGAACCGATCATCTCAAAAGAACAAATTAAAAACGCAAGCGGCAAGAAGAAAAAAGGTGACCGTGCCCAAAACTGGACGTATACATTGAAACGTATTTTCGATTTTGTAGCCGAACAGAAAATGCTCCTGTTTATCGTTCTGCTGCTTGTCGTGTTAAGCTCAGCGTTTGCGTTGATCGGACCATTCATTATCGGACGGCTGATCGACCAGTTTATTGATGGCAGTTCACTTAGTCAGCTTTCCTATTGGCTGTACGGACTGGCGGTCGTATATTTTCTTTACAGTCTGTCTAGCTATTTCCAGAACTATTGGATGGTCGGCATCGCCCAGCAAACCGTATTTCGAATTCGTACACAGCTATATGGTCACTTTTTCAAGCTCCCTCTTCGCTTTTTCGATAAACGAAAACACGGGGAATTGATGAGCCGTGCGACAAATGATATTGAAACAATCAGCTCGACACTAAACAGTGCTTTTATCCAAGTGGTCTCAAGTATTTTGACCTTAACAGGTACGGTTGCGGTTATGCTTTGGCTCAGTCCTTTATTGACACTGATTACAATGCTGATCGTACCGCTTATGTTTTATGGGATGCGCTGGATTACAAAGCGCACAAGCCTGCTGTTTAAACAGCAGCAGGCCGCAATCGGGGAAATGAACGGATTAATCGAAGAATCCATTACCGGTCAGCATGTCGTTAAAGCTTTTTCGCAGGAAACGGAAATGCTGCGTCAATTCGACGAGAAAAATTCCCGCATTCGCACAGTCGGTTTTTGGGCATTAACGTATTCCGGGTTCATTCCGAAAGTGATGAACACATTGAACAGTTTAAGCTTTGCGATTGTTGCACTGGCCGGTGGTTTATTTGCCTATTACGGTCACATTTCAATCGGGACGATTATTATTTTCACGGAATATGCACGACAGTTTACCCGTCCGTTAAATGATCTGGCCAACCAGTTCAACACTGTCCTTTCAGCATTGGCCGGGGCGGAACGTGTTTTCCTGATCATGGATGAAAAAGAAGATGAAATTGATGGGGAAAATGTGGAACTGCTAGGGAATGTTCGTTTCCAAAATGTTTCGTTCCAGTATGATGCACAGGCTTCCTCCCCTACCCTGTCGAATGTGTCCTTTGAGGTGAAATCCGGGCAGTCGGTTGCACTGATCGGCCAGACCGGTGCCGGGAAAACAACGATCATGCAGCTGTTGACAGGTCTTTATGAAAAAACCGACGGGAAAATTGTATTTGACGATATGGAAATTGACGAGATTTCGAAGGCGAGCTTGCGCAGTCAAATGGCATTTGTCCTGCAGGATCCGTTCCTGTTTGAAATGTCGATCAAAGAAAATATACGCTACGGAAAGCTCGATGCAACCGATGAAGAAATTTATGAGGCCGCGAAAAAAGCGAATGCCCACACATTTATCGATAAGCTGCCGGAAAAATACGATACGATTTTAAGTGCGGACGGCAGCCAGATCTCTCAAGGACAAAAACAGCTGTTATCGATCGCCCGCGCCTTTGTGGCCGATCCGAAAATTTTATTATTGGATGAAGCGACAAGCAGTATCGATACGGTGACGGAGCTGCATATTCAGGAAGCGCTCGAGAAGCTGATGGAGGACCGTACGAGCTTTATCATCGCCCACCGCCTGAATACAATCCGCAAAGTCGACTATGTCATTGTCCTGAATCAAGGGAAAATCATCGAACAAGGAAAACGCCAGGAACTAATTGAAAACCAAGGCGTGTTCGGACAAATGCTTAACGTGTAATTTCAAACTCGGATTCAGAAGTAAATTTTATATCTAGTAAGGAAAAAATTAATAAACGGAATTAAGAAAATTGTTTGGAATGGAGGGCGAGTGTTCGTGCTGACGGTTTCACCTTTCGCACTGTTAAAACACTAGCTGACGGCTACGCCTTTCGCTACAAGCAAAGCTTCCTGCGGGAATAGCGTGACGCCTGAGACTAGGAACAAAAGCTAAGAACGCCACTTCCTGTGGCAACGCTTTTGTGACCAACATCCTGTTGGCCTCACGCCCGCGGAAAGCGTCCCGGAATGGAAATCAATTTTCATACATAGCAAAATGCCCATTTTCTCTAAGAGAGAATGGGCATTTTTAAGTTATATATTAGCCTGATAATAATATCCATTATCAGCTACACCATTTCGATATCCGTTTGCTCCTCCAGCTTCGGTGCCGGATTTTTTAACTGACGGAAGTTTTTGTAGTATTTGACGAGTAAAAAGATAATGACCGCCGTCAAAATGAAAAAGAGCGCCACATTTATCAGCAACCCTTGCTGCGCAGCTTCTGTTGTCGGTAAGTCGATTTCGGCCGTTCGATTCGTATAAACAAACTGGAGATATGCCAGGAAATTATTAAAACTATGTAATAGCATTGGTATGACGATATTTTTTGTTTTCAGGTAGGCATAGCCAAGCACACAGCCTAATGCAAAAGCAAATACGACATTGATCGGGTTGAGGTGGATAATGCCAAATATAATAGAAGAAACAATAATACTCTTTTGCGGACTCCATCTCAATGTGAAACGACGAAGCAAAATCCCTCTGAACAACAATTCCTCATAAATCGGTGCAAGTATGCAAATATTAATAAAAAACAGGACGTATACAAGAAGTGATGGCCGCACCTCTTCCAAATCCATCATCGGAAAGAATGAAAACAGTTCCCGTATATGCTCTTCAAAAACAAGATAGAAAATCGTTAACAAAATTGCTGTAAATACAACGGTGATTAGTTGGAAGCATGCTGTAATCGATAAATACTTTGCCCAGCGCCCTTTTGTCATCGTCGTATGAATCGGCTGTTCATTATATATGAAATTCCATTTTTTCGTTTGATGCACCAAGTACATTAAACAGCTGACCGATACAAAAAATGTAATCCACTCTTCACTGGCCGGAAGATCGGTTATAAATAACAAGATAAAACTTGCTATGAATATACCAATCGCAAACAGTATAAAATAGCGCAGCTTGAAATTTTTCAATTCAATATAATCCATTATTTCACACCCCCTGTACATAGAGTAACACGAAATGGAAGTTTTATCCCAAGTATTGCTACCCCTTTTCGATCATTTTTCAACGAATAACATTTCTCCATTGCCAATACCGCCTCTTTTACAATACGATGGATACAAAACAGATAGAAGTAGGTGTTTTGCATGTCTAAAATTTTAATAGTGGAAGATGAACAGCAGATAGCACGTGTATTACAGCTGGAGCTGGGATTTGAAGGCTATGAAACAGCGATCGCCCATACCGGCACGGACGGTCTGCTGAAATTTCATGAAGACGAGTATGATTTAGTGTTGCTTGATGTGATGCTGCCGGAGCTGAACGGTTTGGAAGTATTGAAGCGAATTCGCAAACATAACGAAACTGTTCCGGTTCTTTTACTGACCGCTAAAAGTAATATAGAAGATAAAGTGACAGGGCTTGATTACGGGGCAAATGACTATATAACCAAACCGTTTGAATTCGATGAGCTCCTTGCACGAATCCGTGTGGCATTGCGATTTTCACACAAATCTGCCCCCGAGCCAACTTCATCTTTTGTCCATACATTTCAGGATTTATCATTAAATGAGCAAACACGCGAAGTCACAAGACAAGCACAGCAAATCGATTTGACTCCCCGTGAGTTTGACTTGCTGCTGCATTTTATGAAGCACGCGAAACTTGTGCAGTCACGTGAGCAGCTGCTGAATGCGGTTTGGGGATTTGACTATTACGGGGATACGAATGTAGTTGATGTATATGTACGTTATTTGCGTCAAAAACTGGAGGTTAATCTGAATTTACCGTCACTGCTGCATACAGTTCGCGGTGTCGGCTATGTGTTAAAGGAAGCGGCCAATGAAACTTAATACGAAAGTAAATCTGTTTTCCATGTTGCTGACTTCGGTTATATTAATCGGCAGTTTTACAGGGATTTATTATTTATATAAAGAGTTTGCCTTTTCAACAGAGGCGGAACAATTGCAGGCACGGGCAAATGAACTGACGACCGCCGTTAGCGCACTGGATACAACAGATGGAATCGATTCAATTTTCGGAGCATATCTCCCGACTGACGGAGCAATCTTCGTTTACGACAGTGCAGGTAATCAAATGAAGAGGCTTCAGAAAACATTCGAGCAAATTGAGTATGAACTTGATCCATCCCAGCATTATACGGAAAAAACGATACATGATATTCCCCATATTGCGCTGGCTACACCACTCATTTTACCGAATGATGAAATTGCCGAGGCAAAACTGATACAGCCATTGCCGACAATTACCGAAAATATGAACAGGCTATTAATCATATTAGTGCTGATGACACTTGTTGCACTCATTCCGATTTATTTGGCGAGCCAGCTGTTTGTTCGACTGATCGTAAAACCCGTTCAGCAGCTGACAACGACGATGGAAAAAAATATTCAGCAGTCCAGCTATGAGCAAATTCCGGTCCGCAAGCAATCAAACGATGAAATTGCGCAAATGGCTGCGACATACAATCATTTGATGGCACAGCTGGAAGATGCCCATGACAAACAGCAGCAATTTGTCGGCAATGCCTCACATGAACTAAAAACACCGTTAACCGTCATTGAAAGCTATACGAAGCTGTTAAAACGCCGCGGTACACAAGATGCAAAAATTACGGAAGAAGCACTGGAAGCCATTTTAAAAGAAACAACCAACATGAAGTCGATGATTGAACAAATGCTCGCACTGGCAAAAACGAATGAAATGACGAAAATCAATATGACGACATTTGCATTACAGCCTTTTATCGAGCAGATTGTGCAAAGTATAAAAGCCGCCTATCACCGTGAGATTCTCATTAACATACCCGATGTTGAAATTACAACGGATGAAGCAAAATTAAAACAGCTGCTCTTTATATTTATCGATAATGCACGTAAATACAGTGACGATGTTATTAAGATCCACGCCTCTGTGAAAAATGATCTGCACATTTCCATCCAGGATTTTGGTGTCGGAATTCCTGAGGAAGATCTCCCGAATTTATTCCACCGATTTTACCGGGTTGATAAAGACCGGAACCGGAAAACTGGTGGCACCGGCATTGGTCTGTCGATTGCAAAGGAACTCGCCGATCGTTTGAATGCCGAAGTTTCCATCGACAGCGAACTAGGAAAAGGAACGACGGTTTTACTCATTGTTCCACTTTCAGGAGGTGCACAGCATGAAAGCTAAATGGATTATTCTATGCATCGCCGTCATCCTCATCGGATTTTTCATTACACTGACAGTCAAGCAATTATCAACACCCCATGAACTGAACACGAATGAACTGGAATTGAAAATTAGAGATATTTATAATGCGGAAGTCCAAACATTGGTGAAAGAAAAAGAGCATTTTGTCGCCTCTTTCAATAAAGATGGTTCGATTTTTGAAGTGAATGTAAATGCTGTAACCGGTCAATTTACCGATTTGAAGCTTATTCATAAAAATGAAAATAAGCTAGCCGAGGAGCAAACGAAGCCGGAATCACCAAAAGAAAATCAAGCCGCAGAAAATAAGCCGGCAGCGGAAAATGCTACAAAGCCATTGCTTTCAAAAGAACAAGCCGTAGACATTGCTTTAAAGGAAGTGCCCGGTGAAGTCGATTCCGTTGAGCTTGTAAAAAATGCAGAAGGCGGCATTTATTTTGTGGAGATTGAACAGGAAGATGATGTGACCGTTCAAGTACATGCCATTACCGGCGAGATTATCATCATTGAATTTGAAGATTAGTTTTCTCATCAATTTCTAATAATTCTCTCAGACCGTTTTCATATTCGCTCGTTATACTAACATTACAAACAAGAAAAGGAGCGAGTGAATATGAATAAAAAATTATTAGCAATCCCGGCATTACTAGTAGCAATTGGTGGAGGTGCTGTATTTGCACAGTCTGATCTGTTTGCGCAAGCCGAAAACAACCCAAGCATTTCAGCAGGTGAAGCAAAGAAAATCGCGTTAAAACAATTGGACGGTGAAATTATCGGTTTTGAATATGATAGCGATGACCGCACACCACACTATGAAATCGACATCGTGAAAGACAATGAAAAAATCGAAGTTGAAGTGAATGCAGGTACAGGTAAAGCGGTCGTAACAGAACGTGAAAACATTCGTACCGTGAAAGCGGAAAATACAGTAAAAACAGATGGCGCATTAAAAGCAACAGATTCAGTGAACAATTCTTCCATCATTACTGAAGAACAGGCAATTGAAATTGCTCAGGCGAAATCAAAAGGTACAGTAACGGGCCTCGAATTGGATGAAGATGATAACCGTCTGATTTATGAAATCGAAATCCGTAACGGTAAAATGGAATACGATTTTGAAATCGATGCAAAAACAGGCGATATTATTAAGTACGAAGAAGATTTGGACGATGACCGTTTTGATGACTAATTACTATATGTAATTTATTGAAATGACAGGACGGGACATAAACCCTAAAAAGGCCATTTTCCTCTCAGGAAAAAATGGCCTTTTGCTATGAAATTACAGCTATGTACATCTTATTTTTCCCAATTTAAT
This genomic window contains:
- a CDS encoding M20 family metallopeptidase; the encoded protein is MKQTSTYVRDRETVIALTQKLVQIESVFRNDGKGNEQAVANYVAEYLRNLNLGIEVHMEEVVSGRPNVIGIIDSNRPGKTLLFEGHTDVVTEGNRDVWAYDPFGAEIVDGRMYGRGTNDTKGNLACMITAVQSILLDQESFTGKIILCIPCDEEGLMLGIKHFIAQGWADGVDGAIICEPEENQVCIAQRGAIRLRVDIYGKMAHGAISWSGINPNWRMARFITEMEKLEKEEQERLGEDPFLKWPSITPTILQAPVVGDAQINVIPDQCMTTLDIRTVPAQNHDELLAKIEAVIARMKESDPDFKVELTVLDNRPATYTERTNPVVEAVHYAVKHVLEKEPIYNGVPGATDGTFLHVHGIPIVTIGAGDRDIPHQIDEYVDIEELAETTAIYRKAALLFLAGDDL
- the efp gene encoding elongation factor P; translation: MISVNDFRTGLTIIVDGNLFRVLEFQHVKPGKGAAFVRSKLRNLRNGNVTEKTFRAGEKVEKAMIENRKMQYLYAQGDEHVFMDLESYDQTTLAAAQIEDELYYLLENMEVHIQTYAGEMLGLELPNTVTLEVAETEPGIKGDTASGGSKPAKMETGLMVNVPFFVNQGDKLIINTTEGTYVSRA
- a CDS encoding M24 family metallopeptidase, whose protein sequence is MKLTKLRQALIENNVEAILITNEYNRRYMTGFTGTSGVAVVSQQDAVFITDFRYTEQASEQVKEFRVVQHSGPIHEEVAKQVAAMGVKSLAFEKDAMQYGTYEVYNSAVNVDFVPVSGLIEKIRLIKTEEEINIIKVACEIADNAFTHILNFIKPGITELDVSNELEFFMRKQGAASSSFDIIVASGLRSALPHGVATNKIIETGDFVTLDFGAYYNGYISDITRTIAVGQPSEKLVEMYNAVLESQLLALEKVGPGMTGIEADAVARDYLKSKGLGEAFGHSTGHGIGLEVHEGPGLSFRSNTVLEPNMVVTIEPGVYIPGIGGVRIEDDILITKTGNEVLTHSTKELIIL
- a CDS encoding DNA helicase, which produces MHLFVTSLFTSFIVTASLKGLHLFDFIQWHPVSFLKKLEWFEWTAFERWVILFLIIAIVVFILLVVTQLLVMVPPFLLSVILGVAIASILEWQILNLPIEWASFKKFSIPFFVVVVTSMRLIVETARYRTIALFR
- a CDS encoding DUF1385 domain-containing protein, with protein sequence MFTGQDHMVTAIRRNDDSIDYFHVKKEKKPVFQKLKKIPFVRGVVALIESAGFGSRHLQFASDRYDVTPGEEEENSGEEPSKLMMILGVAVIGVLSFLFGKFVFTLVPMFLAEFLKPWFPGKMVQIFIETGFKLILLLAYLQIISMTPLIKRVFQYHGAEHKVINCYEAGLDLTVENVQKQSRLHYRCGSSFILFTVIVGMFTYFFVPVDPLWVRLVSRILLIPVVIGISFEVLQATNAVREIPVLRYLGYPGLWLQLLTTKEPKDEMVEVAIASFNKLHEVEKNPAVAQTLVHD
- a CDS encoding ABC transporter ATP-binding protein; translated protein: MKTIFRFMRRYKWPAAIAFLLMLLELSSDLIQPLFMARMINEGLLEENLHNVAFWGGCLFALALFSFISGVLNSFFSAHVAHSFGFDLRKALYSKIQSLTMATYLTFPTSGLITRLTSDVTQTMNIVFMMLRIAMKAPLMTVGSLIMAFVINAKLALILCVSFPFLLIFLVWMVSVGIKLFAQVQQRLDFVNRQLQEGLQAVRLIKAYMRGQYEESRFLSVAENLKFDTIKATRVMEIALPVLQFVMNISLLLVIWVGADAIRDNDILAGDLAAIINYAFRMTASFSIFSFIIIAYARAKASAERIEEILNVEEGVEEVQKNDAPVLKDFSIRFENVSFRYPTTEQYTLQNLSFSIESGEKIAIMGATGSGKSTILQLVEHFYEPNSGDIFINDQNIKDIPLQQLRRSISYVPQQSLLFSGTITDNLRWGKNDATIEHIIDATKKAQIHHSIESFDEQYETMIGQRGINLSGGQKQRLAIARALLKPASLLILDDSTSALDVATEQKLWEALDQEAITMLVVTQKIQTAQTADRILLVDEGRLHGFGTHEQLMATNDLYAKIVASQQEVLA
- a CDS encoding ABC transporter ATP-binding protein, with the protein product MKFFNYEPIISKEQIKNASGKKKKGDRAQNWTYTLKRIFDFVAEQKMLLFIVLLLVVLSSAFALIGPFIIGRLIDQFIDGSSLSQLSYWLYGLAVVYFLYSLSSYFQNYWMVGIAQQTVFRIRTQLYGHFFKLPLRFFDKRKHGELMSRATNDIETISSTLNSAFIQVVSSILTLTGTVAVMLWLSPLLTLITMLIVPLMFYGMRWITKRTSLLFKQQQAAIGEMNGLIEESITGQHVVKAFSQETEMLRQFDEKNSRIRTVGFWALTYSGFIPKVMNTLNSLSFAIVALAGGLFAYYGHISIGTIIIFTEYARQFTRPLNDLANQFNTVLSALAGAERVFLIMDEKEDEIDGENVELLGNVRFQNVSFQYDAQASSPTLSNVSFEVKSGQSVALIGQTGAGKTTIMQLLTGLYEKTDGKIVFDDMEIDEISKASLRSQMAFVLQDPFLFEMSIKENIRYGKLDATDEEIYEAAKKANAHTFIDKLPEKYDTILSADGSQISQGQKQLLSIARAFVADPKILLLDEATSSIDTVTELHIQEALEKLMEDRTSFIIAHRLNTIRKVDYVIVLNQGKIIEQGKRQELIENQGVFGQMLNV